Proteins from one Sphingomonas sp. HF-S4 genomic window:
- a CDS encoding TonB-dependent receptor domain-containing protein, translating into MKNSMRQTLLASTFCVSLWSVPAFAQVAVPAEGAVAQAEDGQPSGDIVVTGSRIARPDLELASPVSVIGREEIQFRQPGSADDLLRSLPAIRPSIGAGVNNGSDGSSTLNLRGIGEERTLVLLDGRRLVPYGLNGLTDTNNIPVALLERVEVLTGGASSTYGADAVAGVVNFITRRDFNGIDATTSYRVSERGDAQRFKADVTVGGDLGDRGNVVLSVGYTDTKPLLHTARDVSQVPISSTTGLFSGATAAQVTIFASPTNAALGVPASSFGAVVDPATGLLRAATAADTYNTNIGTYFQTPLDRVNVYAAGHYEVTDGVEFYANAMFTRNRIATQLASSGTFGNTYQLSLNNPYLPVGVRNQLCTARSIAAPACSAAAAVQGGPGTPGYIEVPVIAQRRFTEYGPRGNLFESQMFQVAGGFRGDLTPSLTYDVSAQYGETTQNQTRENWGSFSKVQQALRAYRTPGGIRCVDTANNCVPLNLFGPNGSITQEQLGFIDLDAIINRKVRQTVVTASLAGDLFTSPFASTDIGFAVGAEYRKISAASQPDGPSQIQGEVLGTGARTPPDVGEYNVKEIFGEVIVPLIEDQPFFHSLTAEGGIRYSDYTTTGASTTWKAGGTWEPYQGIKLRGTYQVAVRSPNIQELYQSPVQALGNLTVDPCQGAISAALAALCVATGAPAGTIGSIPAPTSGQINNTTSGNRDLDVERAKTWTLGGVIAPATLLPGFALTVDYFNIRIDQAITQPAQADILNGCYSATLNPSLTANAFCQLIGRNPLTGSLNGAGETPGVILSYSNLGRIETAGIDLGVSQRIKMEDLGVGGGGAFTLGFNATRLNYYHFQATPNAINRDCTGYYSAGGCTNPRAKWRWNGRATYGNDMFDVSLLWTHISAVQLEPFRATRLAGDVPQPGGPNPSTILDAYERIPAYDYFDLALRAAPTENIELALTVNNLFDKDPPLVGSGVGGTAYNSGNTFPTIYDPIGRSFTLSVRLKM; encoded by the coding sequence ATGAAAAATAGCATGCGCCAGACGCTTCTGGCATCGACTTTCTGTGTCTCGCTTTGGTCAGTACCGGCATTTGCCCAGGTGGCCGTCCCGGCCGAAGGTGCTGTAGCGCAGGCAGAAGACGGGCAACCCAGCGGCGACATCGTCGTTACTGGATCGCGCATCGCCCGGCCGGATCTGGAGCTTGCAAGTCCGGTCAGCGTCATAGGTCGGGAGGAAATTCAGTTTCGGCAGCCGGGTAGCGCTGACGATCTGCTCCGCAGCCTGCCTGCGATCCGCCCGTCGATCGGCGCCGGGGTCAATAACGGTTCGGACGGCTCCTCGACGCTCAACCTGCGCGGTATTGGCGAGGAGCGCACGCTGGTATTGCTCGATGGCCGCCGGCTGGTGCCCTATGGCCTCAACGGCTTGACCGACACCAACAACATCCCCGTCGCGCTGCTCGAGCGGGTCGAGGTCCTGACCGGCGGTGCTTCATCGACTTATGGCGCAGACGCAGTGGCCGGCGTGGTCAACTTCATCACCCGGCGCGACTTCAACGGCATCGATGCAACGACGAGCTACCGCGTCTCCGAACGCGGTGACGCCCAGCGGTTCAAGGCCGACGTCACCGTCGGCGGCGACCTCGGCGACCGCGGCAACGTGGTGTTGAGCGTCGGCTATACCGACACCAAGCCGCTGCTGCACACGGCGCGCGATGTCAGCCAGGTGCCGATCAGCTCGACGACCGGCCTGTTCTCGGGAGCGACCGCAGCGCAGGTCACTATATTCGCGTCGCCGACCAATGCGGCGCTCGGCGTACCGGCAAGCAGCTTCGGCGCAGTGGTCGATCCGGCGACGGGCCTGCTGCGCGCGGCGACCGCGGCAGATACCTACAACACCAATATCGGCACCTACTTCCAGACCCCGCTGGACCGCGTGAACGTCTATGCGGCCGGGCACTACGAGGTTACCGACGGCGTGGAGTTCTACGCCAATGCGATGTTCACGCGAAACCGGATCGCGACGCAGCTTGCGTCTTCGGGCACGTTCGGCAACACGTACCAACTGTCGCTGAACAACCCCTATCTCCCGGTTGGCGTCCGCAACCAGCTGTGCACCGCGCGCAGCATCGCCGCTCCGGCCTGCAGCGCGGCGGCGGCGGTCCAGGGAGGACCAGGCACCCCAGGCTATATCGAGGTGCCGGTCATCGCCCAGCGGCGCTTCACCGAATATGGCCCGCGCGGCAATCTCTTCGAATCGCAGATGTTTCAGGTCGCGGGCGGCTTCCGCGGCGATCTGACGCCCAGCCTCACCTATGACGTCTCGGCGCAATATGGCGAGACGACGCAGAACCAGACCCGTGAGAATTGGGGCTCGTTCAGCAAGGTGCAGCAGGCGCTCCGAGCTTATCGGACGCCCGGCGGCATCCGATGCGTGGATACGGCGAACAATTGCGTCCCGCTGAACCTGTTCGGGCCCAATGGCTCGATCACGCAGGAGCAGCTCGGCTTCATCGATCTGGATGCGATCATCAACCGCAAGGTGCGCCAGACGGTGGTCACCGCCAGCTTGGCGGGCGACCTGTTCACCTCGCCCTTTGCATCGACCGACATCGGCTTCGCGGTAGGCGCGGAGTATCGCAAGATCAGTGCGGCCAGCCAGCCCGACGGCCCGTCCCAGATCCAGGGCGAAGTGCTCGGCACCGGCGCGCGTACCCCGCCGGACGTCGGCGAATACAACGTCAAGGAAATCTTCGGCGAGGTCATCGTGCCGCTGATCGAGGACCAGCCCTTCTTCCACAGCCTGACGGCCGAAGGTGGTATTCGCTATTCGGATTATACCACCACCGGTGCCAGCACGACGTGGAAGGCCGGCGGCACCTGGGAGCCCTATCAGGGGATCAAGCTGCGCGGCACCTATCAGGTCGCGGTCCGCTCGCCCAACATCCAGGAACTGTACCAGTCGCCGGTCCAGGCGCTGGGCAACCTGACCGTCGATCCGTGCCAGGGCGCGATCTCGGCCGCGCTCGCGGCGCTCTGCGTCGCCACGGGCGCTCCCGCGGGAACGATCGGATCTATCCCTGCGCCAACCTCGGGCCAGATCAACAACACCACGTCTGGCAATCGTGATCTCGACGTCGAGCGCGCGAAGACTTGGACGCTGGGCGGCGTGATCGCACCGGCGACGCTGCTCCCAGGCTTCGCGCTCACAGTCGATTACTTCAACATCCGCATCGATCAGGCGATTACCCAGCCGGCACAGGCCGACATCCTGAACGGCTGCTATTCGGCTACGCTCAACCCGAGCCTCACCGCCAATGCCTTTTGCCAGCTGATCGGGCGCAATCCGCTCACGGGTAGCCTGAACGGCGCGGGCGAGACCCCGGGTGTAATCCTGAGCTATTCGAACCTCGGTAGGATCGAGACCGCGGGCATCGACCTCGGGGTGAGCCAGCGGATCAAGATGGAAGACCTGGGCGTCGGCGGCGGTGGCGCCTTCACCCTCGGGTTCAACGCGACGCGCCTGAACTATTATCATTTCCAGGCGACGCCCAACGCGATCAACCGCGACTGCACCGGCTATTACAGCGCCGGCGGCTGCACCAATCCGCGCGCCAAGTGGCGTTGGAACGGTCGGGCCACCTATGGCAACGACATGTTCGACGTGTCGCTGCTGTGGACGCACATCAGCGCCGTGCAGCTCGAGCCGTTCCGGGCGACACGCTTGGCCGGCGACGTCCCCCAGCCGGGCGGTCCGAACCCCAGCACCATCCTCGATGCGTACGAACGGATTCCCGCCTATGACTATTTCGATCTCGCGCTTCGTGCAGCGCCGACCGAGAATATCGAATTGGCGCTGACCGTGAACAATTTGTTCGACAAGGATCCGCCACTGGTGGGCTCGGGCGTCGGCGGTACGGCTTACAATAGCGGCAACACCTTCCCGACGATCTATGACCCGATCGGGCGTTCGTTCACCCTGAGCGTGCGCCTCAAGATGTGA
- a CDS encoding replicative DNA helicase, giving the protein MAQPIPFPAPETPEGVSLPQNVEAEAALLGAMMIDNRVAEDVLQKLRPEHFFEPLHGRIYETISAMVGDNRLATPVTLRPLFATDAAMKEVGGPAYLAQLTGNPASLIGARSFADQIYDLAMLRALVSVGRDLVEGALDTSQDINPAKQIEQAEMKLYEVAEKGDSDAGLKSFTRAATLAVKQAEKAMNSGGGISGITTGLTDLNASTGGFNRSDLLILAGRPGMGKTSLATNIAFNAAKRWADDMEAGIPEDKSIGAPVAFFSLEMSADQLAMRILSEQAEVVSEKLRTGQISHSEFQKFARAAGDLERLPLFIDDTPGLTIAALRTRARRMKRQHKIGMVIVDYLQLLSGSAKASGDGRVQEISEISRGLKTLAKELHLPVLALSQLSRGVESREDKRPQLSDLRESGSIEQDADIVLFVYRDEYYHDFKAPTKTPDGTETAEERMAYEAWQAKQLEVSGKATVIIAKQRHGATGSVHMRFDRQFTKFSDLAHEDY; this is encoded by the coding sequence ATGGCACAACCGATTCCCTTTCCCGCCCCCGAGACTCCCGAGGGCGTCAGCCTCCCGCAGAATGTCGAGGCGGAAGCCGCTTTGCTCGGCGCGATGATGATCGACAACCGCGTCGCCGAGGACGTGCTCCAGAAGCTGCGGCCAGAGCATTTCTTCGAGCCGCTGCACGGGCGGATCTACGAGACGATTTCGGCGATGGTCGGCGACAACCGGCTGGCGACGCCGGTGACGTTACGGCCGCTGTTCGCGACCGATGCGGCGATGAAGGAAGTCGGCGGGCCGGCCTACCTAGCGCAGCTTACCGGCAACCCGGCGAGCCTGATCGGCGCGCGCTCGTTTGCCGACCAGATCTACGACCTCGCGATGCTGCGCGCGCTGGTGAGCGTGGGGCGCGACCTGGTAGAAGGGGCGCTCGACACGAGCCAGGACATCAACCCGGCCAAGCAGATCGAACAGGCCGAAATGAAGCTCTACGAGGTCGCCGAGAAGGGCGATTCGGACGCGGGGCTCAAATCGTTCACGCGGGCGGCGACGCTGGCGGTGAAGCAGGCCGAGAAGGCGATGAACTCGGGCGGCGGCATCTCGGGCATCACCACCGGGCTGACCGACCTCAATGCGAGCACCGGCGGGTTCAACCGATCGGACTTGCTAATCCTCGCCGGGCGCCCGGGCATGGGCAAGACCTCGCTCGCGACCAACATCGCGTTCAACGCCGCCAAGCGCTGGGCCGACGACATGGAAGCCGGCATCCCCGAGGACAAGTCGATCGGCGCACCGGTGGCGTTCTTCAGCCTCGAAATGTCGGCCGACCAGCTCGCGATGCGTATCCTGTCCGAGCAGGCCGAAGTCGTTTCGGAGAAGCTGCGCACCGGGCAGATCAGCCATAGCGAATTCCAGAAGTTCGCGCGCGCGGCGGGCGACCTCGAACGGCTGCCGCTGTTCATCGACGACACGCCGGGCCTGACGATCGCGGCACTGCGTACGCGCGCCCGCAGGATGAAGCGGCAACATAAAATTGGGATGGTGATCGTCGATTACCTCCAGCTGCTGAGCGGCAGCGCCAAGGCTTCGGGCGACGGGCGCGTGCAGGAAATCTCGGAGATCAGCCGCGGCCTGAAGACGCTGGCCAAGGAGCTCCATCTGCCGGTGCTGGCGCTGTCGCAGCTAAGCCGCGGCGTCGAGAGCCGCGAGGATAAGCGCCCGCAGCTTTCCGACCTTCGTGAATCGGGATCGATCGAGCAGGACGCCGATATCGTGCTGTTCGTCTATCGCGACGAATATTATCACGACTTCAAAGCGCCCACGAAGACGCCCGACGGCACCGAGACCGCCGAGGAGCGGATGGCGTACGAGGCGTGGCAGGCCAAGCAGCTCGAGGTTTCGGGCAAGGCGACGGTGATCATTGCCAAGCAGCGCCACGGCGCGACCGGATCGGTTCACATGCGCTTCGACCGTCAATTCACCAAGTTCAGCGATCTGGCGCACGAGGATTATTGA
- a CDS encoding UPF0262 family protein has protein sequence MADPRIIDVTLDERTILWRSADIEQERRIAIFDLLEENRFAPQRKHPDGYEGPYKLHLRVEEGRLALEIHRADDTPLETLVLGLARFRRPIRDYFAICDSYYQAIRAASPAQIETIDMARRGIHNQSAELLQERLEGKIDLDFDTARRLFTLICVLHIKG, from the coding sequence ATGGCCGATCCGCGCATCATAGACGTGACGCTCGACGAACGCACGATCCTGTGGCGCTCGGCCGATATCGAGCAGGAGCGCCGCATCGCGATCTTCGACCTGCTCGAGGAAAATCGCTTCGCTCCGCAGCGCAAGCATCCCGATGGCTATGAAGGCCCTTACAAGCTCCATCTCCGCGTCGAGGAAGGCCGGCTCGCGCTCGAGATCCACCGCGCCGACGATACGCCGCTTGAAACGCTGGTCCTCGGCCTTGCCCGCTTCCGCCGCCCGATCCGCGACTATTTCGCGATCTGCGATTCCTATTACCAGGCGATCCGCGCCGCCTCCCCCGCCCAGATCGAGACGATCGACATGGCGCGGCGGGGCATCCACAACCAGTCCGCCGAACTCCTCCAGGAGCGGCTCGAAGGCAAGATCGACCTCGACTTCGACACCGCCCGCCGGCTCTTCACACTAATCTGCGTGCTGCATATCAAGGGATGA
- a CDS encoding cytidine deaminase — translation MTMTDPRSLIEAARDAAKNAYAPYSNFAVGAAVLLSDGSVVTGANFENASYGLSLCAETVALATVNAQGKFREVVAIGVIGGRIGHADSAPVNPCGRCRQIINEAAQLGGRDLPIYCGGAAGDDFASYTLSELLPHAFGPADLGMA, via the coding sequence ATGACCATGACCGACCCCCGCAGCCTGATAGAGGCGGCCCGCGACGCGGCAAAGAACGCCTACGCACCCTATTCCAACTTCGCGGTCGGCGCTGCGGTGCTGCTCAGCGACGGCAGCGTGGTGACTGGCGCCAATTTCGAGAATGCGAGCTACGGCCTCTCGCTCTGCGCCGAAACGGTAGCGCTCGCCACGGTCAACGCGCAGGGCAAGTTCCGCGAGGTGGTCGCGATCGGGGTGATCGGCGGACGGATCGGCCATGCCGATAGCGCTCCGGTCAACCCCTGCGGTCGCTGCCGCCAGATCATCAACGAGGCGGCCCAACTAGGCGGCCGCGACTTGCCGATCTATTGCGGCGGCGCGGCGGGCGACGACTTCGCCAGCTACACGCTCTCCGAACTCCTGCCCCACGCCTTTGGTCCCGCCGACCTCGGGATGGCCTGA
- a CDS encoding sialate O-acetylesterase, with amino-acid sequence MRPMSRCAPALLLLATPAAAQEAPLLHPMFQDHGVLQRDRPIAVWGDAAPGDRVEVTLGTRKTLVRADADGHWRADLPAFPAGGPYTLTATIRGGQSQRAEDLMIGDVWLCSGQSNMEFPVSRALGASGEIDKANDPDLRLMTIEKKTSLVPERHFPASVQWQRTTPETVREFSAACYFMARDLRASQKVPMGLIDASWGGTAIDAWRPETALVKDPAAQADLALLRTYRTDPAAASRQFGARWTDWYRATSGDAVGAEPWQSAAPGKWRPLPSFDPWERWGFAELAAYNGMLWYRTEVTLTAEQAATGTTLALGPADDMDASFVNGVPVGVTYAWGVPRHYALAPGTLKTGKNRIAVGVLDTWAEGGLLGSADQRALRFVDGTSIPLPDPADWQWLRAPAGVGDPPHAPWEAIAGFSGIYNAMIAPIGPYGLRGVAWYQGEANAGTPERYAEKLASMMAAWRGQFAKPDMPFLIAQLSSWGPRVPRPVESGFAQIRDEQRQAVLADRNAALAVTVDLGDVVDIHPANKADVGHRLARGAEALTYRGKASPSGPWPVEARLEGKVIRIRFTGVDKGLVALSAAQPIGFELCGTTPGSCRFAAATIDASDVLVAVSPGSASRVRFCWGDSPICNLTDATGLPATPFELEVK; translated from the coding sequence ATGAGGCCGATGTCCCGGTGCGCGCCCGCGCTGCTGCTGCTCGCCACGCCTGCGGCTGCGCAGGAGGCTCCGCTGCTCCATCCGATGTTCCAGGATCACGGCGTGCTCCAGCGCGACCGGCCGATCGCGGTCTGGGGCGACGCTGCGCCCGGCGACCGCGTCGAAGTCACGCTCGGCACCCGAAAGACGCTGGTGCGCGCCGATGCGGACGGCCATTGGCGTGCCGACCTTCCTGCCTTTCCCGCCGGGGGACCGTACACGCTCACCGCCACCATACGCGGCGGCCAAAGCCAGCGTGCCGAGGATCTGATGATCGGCGATGTCTGGCTGTGCTCGGGACAGTCCAACATGGAATTTCCCGTTTCCCGGGCGCTCGGTGCGTCGGGCGAGATCGACAAGGCCAACGATCCCGACCTCCGGCTGATGACGATCGAGAAGAAGACGAGCCTCGTCCCCGAGCGTCACTTCCCTGCTTCGGTCCAGTGGCAACGCACCACGCCCGAAACCGTGCGCGAATTCTCTGCCGCCTGCTATTTCATGGCGCGTGACCTGCGCGCCTCGCAAAAGGTGCCGATGGGGCTGATCGACGCGAGTTGGGGCGGCACTGCGATCGATGCGTGGCGCCCCGAGACCGCGCTCGTCAAGGATCCCGCCGCGCAGGCGGATCTCGCACTGCTGCGCACCTATCGCACCGATCCCGCCGCCGCGAGCCGACAATTCGGCGCGCGGTGGACGGATTGGTATCGTGCAACGTCGGGCGACGCCGTCGGCGCGGAGCCGTGGCAATCGGCTGCACCGGGAAAGTGGCGGCCCCTGCCCTCGTTCGATCCTTGGGAGCGATGGGGCTTCGCCGAGCTCGCTGCGTATAACGGCATGCTCTGGTATCGCACCGAAGTTACGCTGACTGCGGAGCAGGCCGCCACGGGCACCACGCTGGCGCTGGGTCCTGCCGACGACATGGATGCGAGCTTTGTCAACGGCGTGCCGGTAGGCGTCACCTATGCTTGGGGTGTACCGCGGCATTATGCGCTCGCGCCCGGCACGCTCAAGACCGGCAAGAACAGGATCGCCGTCGGCGTGCTCGACACCTGGGCTGAGGGCGGACTGCTCGGAAGCGCCGACCAGCGCGCGCTCCGCTTCGTCGACGGCACTAGCATACCGCTGCCCGACCCCGCCGACTGGCAATGGCTTCGCGCCCCGGCAGGCGTCGGCGACCCGCCGCACGCGCCGTGGGAGGCCATCGCCGGATTCTCGGGTATTTACAATGCGATGATCGCCCCTATCGGCCCATACGGCCTGCGCGGCGTCGCCTGGTATCAGGGCGAAGCCAATGCCGGCACCCCCGAACGCTATGCCGAAAAACTCGCGAGCATGATGGCGGCGTGGCGCGGCCAGTTCGCCAAGCCCGACATGCCCTTCCTCATCGCCCAGCTATCGAGCTGGGGGCCGCGCGTGCCCCGGCCGGTCGAAAGCGGCTTCGCGCAAATCCGCGACGAGCAGCGCCAGGCCGTCTTAGCCGACAGGAACGCCGCGCTCGCGGTGACGGTCGATCTCGGCGACGTTGTCGATATCCACCCGGCCAACAAGGCCGATGTCGGCCATCGCCTCGCCCGCGGCGCCGAGGCGCTGACCTATCGTGGCAAGGCCTCGCCCTCAGGGCCTTGGCCGGTCGAGGCACGACTGGAGGGCAAGGTCATCCGCATCCGCTTCACCGGCGTCGACAAGGGGTTGGTCGCGCTCAGTGCCGCGCAGCCGATCGGTTTCGAGCTCTGCGGCACCACCCCGGGCAGCTGCCGCTTTGCCGCCGCAACCATCGACGCCAGTGACGTACTCGTCGCTGTGAGCCCCGGCTCCGCCAGCCGCGTCCGCTTCTGCTGGGGCGACAGCCCGATCTGCAACCTCACCGATGCCACCGGCCTGCCGGCGACGCCCTTCGAACTGGAAGTGAAGTAA
- the dcd gene encoding dCTP deaminase, with amino-acid sequence MSILSDRWIRENALAHGMIEPFVEAQRREGCISYGLSSYGYDARVADEFKIFTNVDSAVVDPKDFAANSFVDRKTDVCIIPPNSFALARTVEYFRIPRDTLVICLGKSTYARCGIIVNVTPLEPEWEGHVTLEFSNTTPLPAKIYANEGACQFLFLKGDQPCETSYADRAGKYMGQRGVTLPRL; translated from the coding sequence ATGAGCATTCTGTCCGACCGCTGGATTCGCGAAAACGCCCTCGCCCACGGCATGATCGAACCGTTCGTCGAGGCGCAGCGGCGCGAGGGCTGCATCAGCTACGGTCTATCGTCCTACGGCTATGACGCGCGCGTCGCCGACGAGTTCAAGATCTTCACCAATGTCGATTCGGCGGTGGTCGATCCCAAGGACTTCGCCGCGAACAGCTTTGTCGACCGCAAGACCGACGTGTGCATCATCCCGCCCAACAGCTTCGCGCTGGCCCGCACAGTCGAATATTTCCGCATCCCGCGCGACACGCTGGTGATATGCCTCGGCAAGTCGACCTATGCGCGCTGCGGGATCATCGTCAACGTGACGCCACTCGAGCCCGAATGGGAAGGCCATGTCACGCTCGAGTTCTCGAACACGACGCCGCTGCCCGCCAAGATCTATGCCAATGAAGGCGCGTGCCAGTTCCTCTTCCTCAAGGGCGACCAGCCCTGCGAAACGAGTTATGCCGACCGCGCCGGCAAGTATATGGGCCAGCGTGGCGTGACGCTGCCGCGGCTCTAA
- a CDS encoding tetratricopeptide repeat protein: MRIGLVLLAAAPLFAALPAQAQDSAVAATQISQGDFAAAESRLLSELRIHPGRPELLLNLAAVYAKTGRTGEARGLYTRVLGQDEVLMDLSVDRTAGSHALAQRGLRRLDTVQFTAR, translated from the coding sequence ATGCGTATCGGACTCGTTCTCCTCGCCGCCGCGCCACTGTTCGCGGCACTCCCGGCCCAGGCGCAGGATAGCGCCGTTGCCGCCACGCAGATTTCGCAGGGTGATTTCGCCGCGGCCGAATCGCGGCTCCTGTCCGAGCTGCGCATCCATCCAGGCCGTCCCGAGCTGCTGCTCAACCTGGCGGCAGTCTATGCCAAGACCGGCCGCACCGGCGAGGCGCGCGGCCTTTACACCAGGGTACTCGGGCAGGACGAAGTGCTGATGGACCTGTCGGTCGATCGCACCGCAGGTTCGCATGCGCTGGCGCAGCGCGGGCTGCGGCGGCTCGATACGGTGCAGTTCACCGCGCGTTGA
- a CDS encoding ExbD/TolR family protein gives MAMSAGRDDGEPMMEMNTTPLIDVMLVLLIMFIITIPIQTHAVKVDLPQNSPSSAPPVEPQKNKLYIDANGNVFWNSVQIDDVTLRQYLDASLQISPEPELHFQPDPNARYDVVDRVLAIVKRANITKLGFVGNEQYRNDF, from the coding sequence ATGGCAATGAGCGCTGGCCGCGACGATGGCGAGCCGATGATGGAAATGAACACGACGCCGTTGATCGACGTCATGCTCGTGCTCCTCATCATGTTCATCATCACCATCCCCATCCAGACCCACGCGGTTAAGGTGGACCTGCCGCAGAATAGCCCGTCGAGCGCGCCGCCCGTAGAGCCCCAGAAGAACAAGCTCTACATCGACGCGAACGGCAACGTGTTCTGGAACAGTGTGCAGATCGACGACGTCACGCTGCGCCAGTATCTGGACGCATCGTTGCAGATCAGTCCGGAGCCCGAGCTGCATTTCCAGCCCGATCCCAATGCCCGCTACGACGTGGTCGACCGGGTTTTGGCGATCGTGAAGCGCGCGAATATCACCAAGCTCGGCTTCGTCGGCAACGAGCAGTATCGCAACGACTTCTGA
- a CDS encoding ExbD/TolR family protein encodes MAMSVGDSGDDAPMSDINTTPLVDVMLVLLIIFLIAVPVVIQTIDLALPKVQFEPTTTKPENVALSITGAGGQCQVYWGMTPVTSKELLDKGVEKLRAEIDRQGGPNAAGLELPEVHIRGDVNTPYRCIGGTIYTMQMAGFAKVGFISEPPAGSNVTRM; translated from the coding sequence ATGGCGATGAGCGTAGGCGACAGCGGCGACGACGCACCGATGTCGGACATCAACACCACGCCCCTCGTGGACGTGATGCTGGTGCTCCTGATCATCTTCCTGATCGCCGTTCCGGTGGTGATCCAGACGATCGATCTGGCGCTTCCCAAGGTGCAGTTCGAACCGACCACCACCAAGCCCGAGAATGTGGCGCTTTCGATCACCGGCGCCGGTGGCCAGTGCCAGGTGTATTGGGGGATGACTCCGGTGACGAGCAAGGAACTGCTCGACAAGGGCGTGGAGAAGCTTCGGGCTGAGATCGACCGCCAGGGTGGCCCCAACGCCGCCGGGCTCGAGCTTCCCGAAGTGCACATCCGCGGCGACGTGAACACTCCGTACCGCTGCATCGGCGGCACCATCTATACCATGCAGATGGCAGGTTTCGCGAAGGTCGGGTTCATCTCCGAGCCGCCCGCGGGATCCAACGTCACCCGCATGTGA
- a CDS encoding MotA/TolQ/ExbB proton channel family protein produces the protein MFMTILAAAAPKGDNPYGLEAALREGGIIAQSVFGILVLMLFVSLYILFTKLFEQQKIINQYKRVRAQFWTSNSLREGAAKLEKNSAYRQIVDDGIQAQDQYKELTDPIEAHDWLHGSLARSEASINSQLNGGLAFLATTGATAPFIGLFGTVVGIYRALIKIGSAGQASIDAVAGPVGEALIMTALGLVVAVPAVLAYNFLQRRNKAISENLNGFSNDVLGYLASDGRVRPKASAAAVKAPAAATATKPTTTAGQAGGVQTRA, from the coding sequence ATGTTCATGACCATTCTCGCCGCGGCGGCGCCCAAGGGCGACAATCCGTACGGCCTCGAAGCAGCCCTCCGCGAAGGCGGGATCATCGCGCAGAGCGTGTTCGGCATCCTGGTGCTGATGCTCTTCGTGTCGCTCTACATCCTGTTCACCAAGCTGTTCGAGCAGCAGAAGATCATCAACCAGTACAAGCGCGTTCGTGCGCAGTTCTGGACCTCGAACAGCCTGCGCGAAGGCGCTGCGAAGCTCGAGAAGAACTCGGCCTATCGCCAGATCGTCGACGACGGCATCCAGGCACAGGACCAGTACAAGGAACTGACCGATCCGATCGAAGCGCATGACTGGCTGCACGGCTCGCTCGCGCGCTCGGAAGCATCGATCAACTCGCAGCTCAACGGCGGCCTCGCGTTCCTCGCGACGACCGGCGCGACTGCGCCGTTCATCGGCCTGTTCGGCACCGTGGTCGGCATCTACCGCGCACTGATCAAGATCGGTTCGGCCGGTCAGGCTTCGATCGACGCCGTCGCCGGCCCGGTCGGTGAAGCGCTGATCATGACCGCGCTCGGTCTGGTCGTCGCGGTTCCCGCAGTGCTTGCGTACAACTTCCTGCAGCGCCGCAACAAGGCGATCTCCGAGAACCTCAACGGCTTCTCGAACGATGTGCTCGGCTACCTGGCTTCGGACGGCCGCGTCCGCCCGAAGGCCTCTGCCGCTGCCGTAAAGGCGCCTGCAGCCGCGACGGCCACGAAGCCGACCACGACTGCCGGCCAGGCCGGTGGCGTGCAGACCCGCGCGTAA
- a CDS encoding energy transducer TonB, with amino-acid sequence MAYADRNVSGSRFVAIVIVAIIVAGLGYAFVTGLAYQYIKKKAEELKTFEVEEPPPPPEEVPPPPPPPDTPVPPPPTQVVTPPAIVQTVSPAPPMVTTPIIPPAPPITPPAPPAPVAPPQPPAPPRVAKPLKPRTPPGSWVTNDDYPAAAIRAEQQGTTGFRLQVDATGKVVDCTVTSSSGSSVLDNTACSLLKRRARFSPAEDASGNKIPAPYASRFRWELPKN; translated from the coding sequence ATGGCTTACGCTGACCGGAATGTAAGTGGCAGCCGGTTCGTTGCGATCGTAATCGTCGCAATAATCGTGGCTGGCTTGGGTTATGCCTTCGTCACGGGTCTGGCATACCAATATATCAAAAAGAAGGCGGAGGAGCTCAAGACCTTCGAGGTCGAAGAGCCGCCGCCCCCGCCCGAGGAGGTTCCGCCTCCGCCGCCGCCGCCGGACACGCCCGTGCCGCCGCCGCCGACTCAGGTGGTGACGCCGCCTGCGATCGTGCAAACGGTTTCGCCGGCGCCGCCGATGGTGACGACTCCCATCATCCCTCCCGCACCCCCGATCACGCCTCCGGCACCGCCGGCGCCCGTAGCGCCGCCGCAGCCGCCGGCGCCGCCGCGGGTCGCCAAGCCGCTCAAGCCCCGCACGCCTCCAGGCAGCTGGGTGACGAACGACGATTATCCTGCGGCCGCGATTCGTGCCGAGCAGCAGGGCACCACGGGCTTCCGCCTTCAGGTCGATGCGACCGGCAAGGTGGTGGACTGCACGGTGACGTCGTCAAGCGGCTCGTCGGTTCTCGACAACACCGCCTGTTCGCTGCTGAAGCGCCGTGCGCGCTTCTCGCCTGCGGAAGACGCCAGCGGCAACAAGATCCCGGCGCCATATGCGAGCCGATTCCGCTGGGAACTGCCGAAGAATTGA